One Oncorhynchus kisutch isolate 150728-3 linkage group LG13, Okis_V2, whole genome shotgun sequence DNA window includes the following coding sequences:
- the LOC109901776 gene encoding zinc finger protein 516, with the protein MNPRESGGGVEDMETQAGGLALGEEGGKASHGGDGEEGEEDKASAYDCNVCGRSFPFQSSLSQHMRRHTGARPYKCPYCDHRASQKGNLKVHIRSHKLRTLTSHHPEEEEGPEEEEEGEVGVSEGLDGGTSPTKSSSACNRVVNGDANTEEGIGKTAVRSVKREKSSSEQRPYCCRLCGYQTQREDQLLSHIEKVHITADMEDETNPVSQEAVAMEGEAGTQVTDGAFPCETCGQVFTQAWFLKSHMKKHAGLLEHCCRVCGRRFREAWFLKSHMKTHNGSKASGRGKPKADSQEAAATINDVTQDPETNVTSTSLYQVCSKCGNLFHDRESLRAHEKVHNQAKQPTQGQRPSDDGDSPSAKRRLLDYLSLRPATEEKPQEEKRRLGQRIPELDPVCSYQAWQLATRGRVLEPVESYSIKATVGGEGDEALAGGTVVYEKESSRYILEGQQRERRSGRRSSASGGGGSSHHTSPGERTPESLSDSEYRPSSRQGRRPSSFQQSQAKSTECFECGKVFRSHHQMIVHQRVHQRRDGGRGSGSGGDNRAGQGVDRWGSTSDPESGSPSRPSTPGYGNSPPASTLGEDAPEMSTANAVQLADEKPYACSLCDFVSTESSAFLSHLRLQHTCDGRPIPIPNPSSNSERGTPSSFPKLKRALLDGLAQSSAPHPYLSARPSRDKCTAESSSPSDPHHVAPLDLCVRAEGHRGPASSVLQQKGLPSHKCSYCSHSTHYLEVLWMHQTVAHRINSSALAPKWALLKNGFKGPREGSSSRRRTGPPPALDGRECPPLPPVVRTPRTRPPSLNGGQKKDGRDRAASQPSTSSSSTQGSSSSASGSQSVRPPRAGSRQRGEAVPDQGHRSRSNSRPRVEIYPRGGSSTGSLEKSTAAGAPQRPSAPSPSVGGTTRLVDRYMLPQEGLGFMLSSKHGLAEYSRARSSPQPQPKSSSSQSHTQSHPQSQGRPRAERPAHNTTTAGQGYGASHSQTLGSAVQVSSASSSYSSSAQHAEVKQEEARRVETPELPMDILSFLKNCNSNDLATLYHRWGAANPLLDPTGMLRSLVRQGEYGCQECGKSFSQPSHLRTHMRSHTVVFDYNGLRGADAQTNPSEAPKQGRDRSGAASARTEPLRKGT; encoded by the exons ATGAACCCCAGAGAGagcggaggaggagtggaggacatgGAGACCCAGGCGGGAGGGTTGGCGTTGGGGGAAGAGGGTGGCAAGGCCAGccatggaggagatggagaagagggggaagaagacAAGGCCTCAGCCTACGACTGCAACGTGTGTGGCCGCAGCTTCCCCTTCCAGAGCTCTCTGTCGCAGCACATGCGGCGCCACACAGGCGCACGCCCCTACAAGTGTCCCTACTGCGACCACCGCGCCTCCCAGAAGGGCAACCTCAAGGTCCACATCCGCAGCCACAAACTGCGCACACTCACTAGCCACCAccccgaggaggaggaggggccagaggaggaagaggagggtgaagtgggTGTGTCCGAGGGCCTGGACGGTGGAACCAGTCCGACGAAGAGCAGCTCGGCCTGTAATAGGGTCGTCAACGGAGACGCTAACACAGAAGAGGGCATAGGGAAGACGGCGGTGAGGAGCGTCAAAAGGGAGAAGTCCAGCTCTGAGCAGCGGCCATATTGCTGCCGTCTGTGCGGGTACCAGACCCAACGCGAGGACCAACTCCTCAGTCACATCGAGAAGGTCCACATCACAGCCGACATGGAGGACGAGACTAACCCAGTGAGTCAGGAGGCAGTGGCAATGGAGGGAGAAGCAGGGACTCAGGTCACTGATGGTGCCTTCCCCTGTGAGACGTGTGGCCAGGTGTTCACACAGGCCTGGTTCCTTAAGTCCCACATGAAGAAACACGCAGGCCTCCTTGAGCACTGTTGTCGGGTGTGTGGCCGTCGCTTCAGGGAAGCCTGGTTCCTCAAGAGCCACATGAAGACCCACAATGGTTCCAAGGCCTCCGGCCGGGGGAAACCCAAGGCAGACTCTCAAGAGGCCGCGGCCACCATCAACGACGTGACCCAAGACCCAGAGACCAATGTGACCTCCACAAGCCTTTACCAGGTTTGCTCCAAGTGTGGCAACCTGTTTCATGACCGAGAGAGCCTGAGGGCCCACGAGAAGGTCCACAACCAGGCTAAGCAGCCGACACAGGGCCAGAGACCTAGTGACGACGGGGACTCTCCCAGTGCCAAAAGGCGCCTCTTGGACTACCTCAGCCTCCGCCCAGCTACCGAAGAAAAGCCCCAGGAAGAGAAGAGGCGCTTGGGCCAGAGAATCCCCGAGTTGGACCCAGTTTGTAGCTACCAGGCCTGGCAGCTGGCTACTCGGGGCAGGGTTCTGGAGCCTGTGGAGTCATACAGCATAAAGGCTACGGTAGGTGGAGAAGGGGACGAGGCCCTGGCTGGAGGGACCGTGGTGTACGAGAAGGAGAGCAGCCGCTACATCCTGGAgggtcagcagagggagagacgcTCAGGGAGACGCAGCAGTGCCAGCGGGGGAGGGGGTAGTAGCCACCACACCTCCCCGGGGGAGCGCACCCCCGAGAGCCTGAGCGACTCGGAGTACCGTCCCTCCTCCCGCCAGGGCCGACGTCCCTCGTCCTTCCAGCAGAGCCAGGCCAAGTCCACCGAGTGCTTTGAGTGCGGAAAGGTGTTCCGCAGCCACCACCAGATGATTGTGCACCAGCGGGTCCACCAGAGGCGAGACGGGGGCAGGGGTTCCGGGTCCGGAGGGGACAACAGGGCAGGGCAAGGAGTGGACCGCTGGGGATCCACCAGTGACCCCGAATCAGGCTCCCCCAGCAGGCCCAGCACCCCAGGGTACGGGAACTCACCACCAGCCTCCACCCTGGGAGAGGACGCCCCTGAGATGAGCACCGCCAATGCAGTCCAACTGGCAG ATGAGAAGCCTTACGCCTGCAGCCTGTGTGACTTTGTCAGCACAGAGTCCTCTGCCTTCCTGTCCCATCTACGTCTCCAGCACACCTGTGACGGCCGCCCCATTCCAATTCCCAACCCCAGCTCCAACTCTGAGAGAGGCACCCCCAGTAGCTTCCCCAAGCTGAAGAGGGCCCTCCTCGATGGGCTGGCTCAATCCTCTGCCCCCCACCCTTACCTCTCTGCCCGGCCGTCAAGAGACAAATGCACCGCCGAGAGCAGTTCACCCTCTGACCCTCACCATGTTGCTCCTCTGGACCTGTGTGTGAGAGCCGAGGGCCACAGGGGCCCGGCCTCTTCAGTCCTTCAGCAGAAGGGCCTGCCCAGTCATAAGTGCTCCTACTGCTCCCACTCCACCCACTACCTGGAGGTGCTGTGGATGCACCAGACTGTCGCCCATCGTATCAACAGCAGTGCCCTGGCCCCCAAATGGGCCCTCCTGAAGAATGGCTTCAAGGGCCCCCGAGAGGGTTCGTCCTCCAGGAGACGCACGGGCCCTCCTCCTGCTCTGGATGGGAGGGAGTGTCCCCCGTTGCCCCCTGTGGTGCGCACCCCCCGCACACGTCCCCCATCGTTGAATGGGGGCCAGAAGAAAGACGGCAGGGACAGGGCAGCCAGTCAACCcagcacctcttcctcctccacacaaggatcctcctcctctgcctcagGCTCCCAGAGTGTGCGGCCTCCCAGGGCAGGCAGCAGACAGAGAGGCGAGGCTGTGCCGGATCAGGGCCACCGCTCTCGCTCCAACTCCAGGCCCAGGGTGGAGATCTACCCACGGGGAGGCTCCTCGACCGGCTCCCTGGAGAAGAGCACTGCGGCCGGGGCTCCCCAGCGACCCTCAGCCCCTAGCCCTAGTGTTggaggaaccaccaggctggtgGATAGGTACATGTTGCCTCAGGAAGGCCTTGGATTTATGCTGTCCAGCAAACATGGCCTGGCAGAGTACAGCAGAGCCAGGAGCTCGCCTCAGCCCCAGCCCAAGTCCAGCAGCTCCCAATCCCACACCCAGTCTCACCCCCAGTCCCAGGGCAGACCCAGGGCAGAGCGCCCAGCCCACAACACCACCACGGCAGGCCAGGGCTACGGAGCCTCCCACTCCCAGACACTAGGGAGCGCCGTCCAGGTATCCTCCGcctcttcctcctactcctcctcagccCAGCATGCGGAGGTGAAACAGGAGGAGGCACGGAGGGTGGAGACACCAGAGCTGCCCATGGACATCTTGAGCTTCCTGAAGAACTGCAACTCCAATGACCTGGCGACACTCTACCACCGCTGGGGCGCCGCCAACCCCCTACTGGACCCCACAG GGATGCTGAGGTCTCTGGTTCGACAAGGGGAATACGGCTGCCAagagtgtgggaagagcttcagtcAGCCCAGTCACCTCCGCACACACATGAGATCCCACACAG TCGTGTTTGATTATAACGGACTCCGAGGTGCTGACGCTCAAACCAACCCCTCGGAAGCTCCCAAACAA GGGAGAGACCGTTCCGGTGCTGCCTCTGCCCGTACCGAGCCTCTCAGAAAGGGAACCTAA